Proteins co-encoded in one Marinilabiliales bacterium genomic window:
- a CDS encoding glycosyltransferase translates to MKIAFIGTYPPRECGIGTFTNNLFNSVVKNNTYAGIPNDGFVVALNDFTNIYEYPEEVKLTIRQEHQRDYIQAVKYINLSGADLCILEHEFGIFGGQNGVYILPLLHRLEVPLIVTLHTILKAPSYNEKAVLQEICKMAHKIVVMSHKAIEFLVDIYDVPKGKIVFMDHGVPDLQFSAEKSKNEFKLEDKKILTTFGFIGRNKGIETVIRALPKVIETQPNVIYLVLGKTHPNVLRHSGEEYRIFLMRLVKNLQLEKHVVFLNEFLDVKDLFKYLSATDIYITPYLNEAQITSGTLSYAIGVGAAIISTPYWHASELLADGRGRLFNFNDSDQLASILTELLDNPAELNKLKSKAREYGMKITWPKTGQKYIALAEQAMMQDVEELEKKDTILDSLILPSFSLVHINRLTDDTGIIQHAKFGIPNLKEGYCLDDNSRALLMVLMAYRQMKDARALELSPIYLSYIHYMQNKDGTFRNFLSFSRNYLDEVGSEDSFGRTIWALGYLLGNAPNDAYYQTGRLMFFNAAPNFEKLKSIRSIANTIIGVCYYLRTNPSDDSMTERLRGMAHTLIKHYEENESADWKWFEALLAYDNGILPLALLHSAGILNEDRVLEVAIASMQFLTEHTLNGNYLSIIGNEKWYKKDGERSIFAQQPIDAMAMVLMYHQAFHVTKDKEYLNKLYTSFLWFLGENDLRMSLYDFETKGCCDGFESYGINRNQGAESSLAYLISHITVLQAYEEFHNR, encoded by the coding sequence ATGAAGATTGCTTTCATAGGTACATACCCACCCAGAGAATGCGGCATTGGCACATTTACCAATAACCTGTTTAATTCCGTTGTTAAAAACAATACATATGCAGGAATTCCCAATGATGGCTTTGTTGTGGCATTAAACGATTTTACCAATATTTATGAATACCCGGAGGAGGTAAAACTAACAATCAGGCAGGAGCATCAGCGAGATTATATACAGGCAGTTAAGTACATTAACTTAAGCGGCGCTGACCTTTGTATTCTCGAACATGAGTTTGGTATATTTGGCGGTCAAAATGGAGTATATATCTTACCCTTGTTGCATCGACTGGAAGTACCACTGATTGTTACACTGCATACCATACTTAAAGCACCATCCTATAATGAAAAGGCTGTTTTGCAGGAAATCTGCAAAATGGCACACAAAATAGTTGTAATGAGTCATAAGGCTATTGAATTTTTAGTCGACATCTACGATGTTCCTAAAGGGAAAATAGTGTTTATGGACCATGGTGTTCCTGATTTGCAATTCAGTGCCGAAAAATCAAAAAATGAGTTTAAGCTTGAAGACAAAAAAATACTCACAACATTTGGGTTTATTGGTCGCAACAAGGGCATTGAAACAGTAATTAGAGCTTTGCCAAAAGTGATTGAAACCCAACCCAATGTTATTTACCTGGTTTTGGGCAAAACCCATCCCAACGTATTGAGGCACTCGGGTGAGGAATACCGCATTTTTTTAATGCGCCTGGTTAAGAATTTGCAATTGGAAAAACATGTGGTTTTTTTAAATGAATTTTTAGATGTTAAAGACCTGTTCAAATATTTGTCGGCTACCGATATATATATTACGCCTTACTTAAACGAGGCTCAAATAACCAGCGGCACACTTTCTTATGCGATAGGTGTTGGGGCGGCTATAATATCAACACCCTACTGGCATGCCTCGGAGTTATTGGCCGATGGCAGGGGAAGACTATTTAACTTCAATGATTCAGATCAACTGGCCTCAATCTTGACAGAACTACTCGACAACCCTGCTGAGCTAAACAAGCTCAAGAGTAAAGCCAGGGAATATGGCATGAAGATAACATGGCCAAAAACAGGACAAAAATATATCGCCCTGGCCGAACAGGCGATGATGCAGGATGTCGAAGAATTGGAAAAAAAGGATACAATCCTGGATTCTCTTATCCTGCCGTCTTTTTCCCTGGTTCATATTAACAGGCTGACAGACGATACAGGCATTATCCAGCATGCTAAGTTTGGTATTCCAAACTTAAAAGAAGGCTATTGCCTTGATGATAATTCACGAGCGTTGCTGATGGTGTTGATGGCATACAGACAAATGAAGGATGCTCGCGCACTCGAATTGTCGCCAATTTATTTGAGTTATATCCACTATATGCAAAATAAGGATGGTACTTTCAGAAACTTTTTGAGTTTCAGCAGAAATTATCTTGATGAGGTTGGTTCTGAAGATTCCTTCGGCCGTACTATTTGGGCTTTAGGATATTTATTGGGCAATGCCCCCAATGATGCCTATTACCAGACGGGGCGGCTGATGTTTTTTAACGCAGCCCCTAATTTCGAAAAATTAAAATCCATAAGAAGCATAGCGAATACTATTATTGGGGTGTGTTATTATCTCAGAACAAATCCTTCAGATGATTCAATGACAGAAAGGCTCCGGGGTATGGCACATACCCTTATTAAACATTACGAGGAAAACGAATCGGCTGACTGGAAATGGTTTGAGGCGCTGCTTGCTTATGATAATGGCATATTGCCATTGGCGCTTCTGCATTCGGCAGGAATCCTTAACGAAGACCGGGTTTTGGAAGTAGCAATAGCATCAATGCAATTTCTTACTGAACATACACTTAACGGAAATTACCTGTCAATTATCGGTAACGAAAAATGGTATAAGAAAGACGGTGAGCGCTCCATATTTGCGCAACAGCCCATTGATGCAATGGCTATGGTTTTAATGTATCACCAGGCTTTTCATGTAACGAAAGATAAAGAATACCTGAACAAACTATATACTTCATTTTTGTGGTTTTTAGGGGAAAACGATCTTAGAATGAGTTTGTACGATTTTGAAACCAAGGGCTGTTGTGATGGCTTTGAGAGTTATGGGATAAACCGCAATCAGGGAGCCGAAAGCTCATTGGCATATTTAATCTCT
- a CDS encoding cupin, producing the protein MQNVDLEKSKKYILIKIIEYMPNSVVSRTIMQKTTGNISIIAIDTGESLAEKISPFDTFIQIIEGAAEVIVDKKSSMLKTGEGMIIPAHTSNNVKANEKFKMLSTIIKSGYESTLI; encoded by the coding sequence ATGCAAAATGTTGATTTGGAAAAATCAAAAAAGTACATTTTAATTAAGATCATTGAGTATATGCCTAATTCTGTGGTAAGCAGGACGATAATGCAAAAGACAACCGGAAATATCAGCATTATTGCTATTGACACCGGAGAAAGCCTGGCTGAAAAAATATCGCCGTTTGATACTTTCATCCAGATTATTGAAGGAGCCGCTGAAGTAATAGTTGATAAAAAATCGAGTATGCTTAAAACAGGTGAGGGTATGATAATCCCGGCCCATACATCCAATAATGTCAAAGCTAATGAGAAGTTTAAAATGCTTTCGACCATAATCAAAAGCGGGTATGAGTCAACTTTAATTTAA
- a CDS encoding AraC family transcriptional regulator gives MKLYIKNMVCIRCQMVVKSELEKLGLKYIHVRIGEADIIGDTKPEQLKQLDSELRKSGLQLMDDGRSILVEKIKNAVIELVHYTEEQIKVNLSDYLSEKLNYDYTYMANLFSEVKGITIEKFYLTHKIEKVKELIVYDELNLSEIAFKMHYSSVSHLSNQFKKITGLTPTHFKNLKNKRRDTLENV, from the coding sequence TTGAAATTGTACATCAAAAATATGGTCTGTATCCGCTGCCAGATGGTGGTTAAGAGTGAACTTGAAAAACTCGGGCTGAAATATATTCATGTAAGAATTGGAGAAGCAGATATAATTGGGGATACAAAACCTGAACAGTTGAAACAACTGGATTCAGAATTAAGAAAATCAGGACTGCAACTTATGGATGACGGAAGAAGCATCCTTGTAGAGAAGATAAAGAATGCTGTTATTGAACTGGTACATTACACCGAAGAACAGATAAAAGTTAACCTGTCCGATTACCTGAGTGAAAAACTCAATTACGACTATACATATATGGCAAATCTTTTTTCAGAGGTCAAAGGAATTACCATTGAAAAATTCTATTTGACTCATAAAATTGAAAAGGTAAAGGAACTCATAGTTTACGATGAGCTAAACCTTTCTGAGATTGCCTTCAAAATGCACTACAGTAGTGTATCCCATCTGTCGAATCAATTTAAAAAAATCACCGGACTAACCCCCACCCACTTCAAAAACCTGAAAAACAAAAGGCGCGATACACTTGAAAATGTGTGA
- a CDS encoding glutathione peroxidase: MDHSIYDIKATTLKGEEISLDRYRGKVLLVVNTASKCGFTGQYEGLEDLYRKYREQGLEILGFPCNQFGNQEPGSPEEIEQGCLVNYGVSFQMFQKTDVNGPDEHQLFKFLKDKLSGFFGSRIKWNFTKFVVGRDGKPLKRFSPATTPEKMEGFISNVIKA, from the coding sequence ATGGATCATAGCATATACGATATTAAGGCGACCACCCTGAAAGGGGAGGAGATCAGCCTCGACAGGTACAGGGGGAAGGTTCTATTGGTTGTAAATACAGCCAGCAAGTGCGGTTTTACCGGGCAGTATGAGGGACTGGAAGATCTTTACCGGAAATACAGGGAACAGGGACTTGAGATACTGGGCTTCCCCTGTAACCAGTTCGGCAACCAGGAGCCTGGCAGCCCCGAAGAAATTGAACAGGGCTGCCTGGTAAATTACGGAGTATCTTTTCAGATGTTCCAAAAGACAGATGTAAACGGCCCGGATGAACATCAGCTTTTCAAATTCCTGAAAGATAAACTCTCTGGTTTTTTTGGCAGCCGGATTAAATGGAACTTTACAAAGTTCGTTGTTGGCCGTGACGGTAAACCCTTAAAACGGTTTTCTCCCGCCACAACCCCTGAAAAGATGGAAGGCTTCATCAGCAATGTGATTAAAGCCTGA
- a CDS encoding SDR family oxidoreductase, translating to MKILVTGATGYIGKRLLPTLLDQGHDVVCCVRDAGRFDLSKYSSSSISVLEVNLLDKNSLEKIPEDLDVAYYLVHSMSAPSGDFSDLEKQSAENFKERIERTNARQVIFLSGIANEEKLSKHLKSRMQVEKILSGGKYGLTTLRAGIIVGSGSASFEIIRDLVEKLPVMIAPKWLKTSTQPIAIRNVIEYLTGVLLKAETYNRSFDIGGPEILNYKEMLMTYARVRNLKRIIISVPVMTPRLSSYWLYFITSTSYRLAVNLVNSMKTETVCKNDDIRRLLPTDLISYEDAIRLAFDRLEQQDVLSSWTDAMSGDKLDGGVSSLVEIPVHGCYVDRRERKIANEEEVLARIWSIGGKTGWYYANWLWGFRGFLDKLFGGVGLRRGRKSAATITAGDALDFWRVLYASKEDKRLLLYAEMKLPGEAWLEFRITNSRLVQTATFRPLGLAGRMYWYSVLPFHGLIFRGMLKRLAGLQPPAV from the coding sequence ATGAAAATACTTGTTACCGGTGCAACCGGTTATATCGGTAAAAGGCTGTTGCCCACCCTGCTTGATCAGGGTCATGATGTGGTATGTTGTGTAAGGGATGCCGGCCGTTTTGACCTGTCAAAATATTCATCATCAAGCATATCAGTCCTCGAAGTCAACCTGCTGGACAAAAATTCCCTGGAGAAGATACCTGAAGATCTGGATGTGGCATACTACCTGGTTCACTCAATGTCTGCTCCGAGCGGAGATTTCTCTGATCTTGAAAAGCAATCAGCGGAAAACTTCAAAGAGCGGATCGAAAGGACAAATGCCAGGCAGGTGATCTTTTTGAGCGGTATTGCAAACGAAGAGAAGCTTTCAAAGCATCTCAAATCGCGTATGCAGGTCGAAAAAATCCTTTCAGGCGGGAAGTATGGCCTTACCACTCTTCGGGCGGGGATTATTGTAGGTTCAGGAAGCGCCTCCTTTGAGATCATTCGCGACCTGGTAGAGAAACTGCCAGTGATGATTGCACCTAAGTGGCTTAAGACAAGTACACAGCCCATTGCTATCAGGAATGTCATAGAATATCTTACAGGGGTTTTGCTGAAGGCTGAAACATACAACAGAAGTTTTGACATAGGAGGTCCTGAGATTCTCAACTATAAAGAGATGCTCATGACATATGCCAGAGTGCGTAACCTCAAACGGATCATCATTTCAGTTCCCGTAATGACGCCCCGCCTTTCATCATACTGGCTTTACTTTATCACCTCTACCAGCTATAGACTGGCTGTTAACCTTGTCAACAGTATGAAAACAGAAACTGTTTGCAAGAATGATGATATCCGCAGGCTGTTGCCAACAGACCTCATTTCATATGAAGATGCTATCCGTCTTGCCTTTGACAGGCTGGAACAACAGGATGTTCTGTCGAGCTGGACAGATGCGATGTCGGGTGATAAGCTGGATGGCGGAGTCTCCAGTCTGGTTGAGATACCAGTTCACGGTTGTTATGTTGACAGGCGGGAGCGAAAAATTGCCAATGAGGAAGAGGTACTTGCCAGGATATGGTCTATCGGAGGTAAAACAGGGTGGTACTATGCAAACTGGCTATGGGGATTCCGTGGCTTTCTGGATAAACTCTTTGGTGGTGTGGGGCTGCGAAGAGGCAGAAAAAGCGCTGCCACGATCACAGCAGGCGATGCACTCGATTTCTGGAGAGTGCTTTATGCCAGTAAAGAGGATAAAAGGCTTTTACTGTATGCGGAGATGAAGCTGCCTGGCGAAGCATGGCTTGAATTCAGGATTACAAACTCACGGCTTGTGCAGACCGCAACTTTCAGGCCTCTTGGTTTAGCCGGCAGGATGTACTGGTACTCCGTTTTACCTTTTCACGGACTCATATTCAGGGGTATGCTAAAAAGGCTTGCGGGACTGCAGCCTCCTGCGGTTTAA